The following proteins are co-located in the Streptococcus anginosus genome:
- a CDS encoding CBS domain-containing protein, with amino-acid sequence MKLTKRQKEIVEIVKKDQPVSGEKISELLDVSRATLRSDLSFLTLVGILKASPKVGYTYAGSDLETLFFFDTFQKKVEDVMTSPVLVTHDSFIQDAIITLFMYDSDVLYVIDEKKQLLGILSRKDLLRAALNANIDVTPVAVCMTRMPHIKTCHKDLNILEAAALLQDFAIDSLPVVEEQNEGHIIGTITKSALLDFIIQEARNAEVNR; translated from the coding sequence GATCGTTGAAATTGTAAAGAAAGATCAACCGGTTAGCGGTGAAAAAATCTCAGAACTGCTAGATGTGTCTAGGGCAACTTTGCGCTCAGATTTATCCTTTCTAACCTTAGTGGGGATTTTAAAAGCAAGTCCGAAAGTTGGCTACACTTATGCTGGTTCGGATTTGGAAACGCTCTTTTTCTTTGATACTTTTCAGAAGAAAGTTGAAGATGTCATGACCTCACCAGTATTGGTGACGCACGATTCGTTTATTCAAGATGCCATTATTACTTTATTTATGTATGATTCAGATGTTCTCTATGTGATAGATGAAAAAAAGCAATTGCTGGGCATTTTGTCGCGAAAGGATTTGTTAAGAGCGGCGCTCAATGCCAATATTGATGTGACACCGGTAGCTGTTTGCATGACCAGAATGCCGCATATAAAAACCTGCCATAAAGATTTGAATATCCTTGAAGCTGCGGCACTTTTGCAGGATTTTGCCATTGATTCCTTGCCTGTTGTGGAGGAGCAAAATGAAGGTCATATTATCGGAACAATTACTAAATCAGCCTTGTTGGACTTTATTATCCAAGA